The Microlunatus soli genome contains the following window.
ACGGGTCGCCCGGCCCGGATCCGGGAGATAATCCTGAGATGAAGACCGCGGTTGTGGCCAGGGCACATCAGATTCCGACTCGGCTTCCGATCCAGCTTGAGGTCGGCGACCACGTGCAGGTCGGAGAACGCGACAGCGAGTGGCCGGAATTTGTGTTCGTCAGTGCGACCCACGGCACTGGATGGGTGCCGGCACGGCACCTTTCTGCCGGCTCGGGATCCGCGGTTGTTACGACGCCGTACG
Protein-coding sequences here:
- a CDS encoding SH3 domain-containing protein encodes the protein MKTAVVARAHQIPTRLPIQLEVGDHVQVGERDSEWPEFVFVSATHGTGWVPARHLSAGSGSAVVTTPYDTAELPTHAGDVLEVLAEDAQSGWVWCRTANGREGWVPCKTLETPA